The window TGATGCATGATAATAAAGCCTTTCCTTGACAGATGGACTGACGTGGACAGGTGAAGGAGAAGCTGCTCTGAATGACTTGAAGCGGgccctaccagctgcccctgtgcTGGGAATTCCAGATTACACCAAACCGTTTGTGGTGTTCATGGACGAAAAGTAAGGGTTCATGTCTGCTGTATTGACCCTGAGCCATGGGGGACAACAGCGTCCTGTTGCATGCTATTCCAAACGGTTGGATGTGGTCACATCCACATTCCCTGCGCATTTGAGAGCTGTGACATCTACAGTAGAGGCAGTGTTGTCCTGTGCAGACTTGGTGGAGATGCATGAGGTGGTGGTCAAGGTGCCCCACGCAGAACACATGATTCTCACTTAGGCACGAACCACTCAGCTCACTCCGGCATGAGTGGTTTATTACCGGAATGTTCTATTAGCCCTTGCACATGTGTCTTTAGAGAGGTGTTCAACACTAAACCCCACTCCACTGCTGCCTACTGCAAAAGATGGCGAAGGGCACAGTTGCCTGGAGGTGCTGGAAGTGGAAACTAAGGCACGACTAGATTTAAAAGACATCTCATTGAAGGATGGTGTGGAAATGTTTTTGGGACTGGTCAGCTGGGAGACAGGGGAAAGGGGAAAAGACCTTTTGAAGTTATTCCTACCTATTCTTTCTCTcggatgtgtttttcttttactgttatgCTGTATAATGTGCATGAAACCTATGAGTACATGAATTGCTCCATCAATCATGCCTGTAAACACCAGGGTAGAGGATGACGTGGAGTCCCTGTTGAGTAACTGGGACAAGAAGGATGATGATTTTCTGAGAGCATTTCATGCTCAAAGGGGGGGGAGTGAAGTGTTCAAATTTATTAGTCATAGAAATTGTTTAGCATAgtaactggtaatatttctTTGTGATGTGTATTAAGGCTGTCCACTGCGctatgaaatggaaaatcactGTGAAATAGACTGTAACAACCACTTGGCAAAAATGACCTGATAAAGGTCAGAATGTGGTCCTGCTTGTTTTCCAACATGTTATGACAGCAAGATGTTCTTGCCTTACCTGGAAACAAGGACGAattgaaaaaaacaggaatgttcTGTCTTGGCTGTTGCCTGATGTGCGAACATTTTGTGTTAAGTGGCAGAAGGATTCCTGTGGTTGATCGGTTCGCCGGGGAGAGAGAAATTTCTTCCGCGCCAGATACGGATATCTTATAGAAAATGGCACACTTTAAGATCATTTGGTCGCGCAGTTTATGTATAAACATCCAGGTAATACTGGCAATATTCCtgtttgcagtttttctgtggAACCATTCTCAAAATTCATGCCATGAAAATGAGCAGCCTTTAAGACTAGACCATTTGCTGGATACCAACAGAAGAGATCTACTTGCTTGTTCTGCTATATTTCGAGGAGATACGGCAGGTGTGGAAGAGACTGATCTGATCCAACTTTTGGCAGCGAAGAAAAGGGATACTTTCTTGACTGAGGCGTTTTACCTGAACCTGACACAAGACTGTTCTGCTTATGTGAAAAACAGAGGATTTCTCACCGTCACTTTGAGTGAGGAGGAGAAACACTTTCCCATTGCTTATTCCATGGTGATCCACGAGAAAATTGAAATGTTCGAGAGGCTGCTGCGTGCTGTTTATGTGCCACACAATGTGTACTGTGTTCATGCGGATCAAAAATCATCTGAGGACTTCAAGAATGCTGTGAGGGCCATTGTGTCCTGCTTTCCCAATGTGTTTGTGGCAAGCAGACTGGAAAATGTGGTGTACGCATCCTGGTCAAGGGTACAGGCTGACCTAAACTGCATGGAGGACTTGCTGAAATCTCCCGTTCAGTGGAAGTACCTGCTGAACACCTGTGGAACCGACTTTCCTATCAAAACAAATGCCGAAATAGTCCAAAATCTCAGGTTGCTCAATGGGAAAAACAGCATGGAATCTGAGGAGACATCTGAGCACAAAAAAGACCGTTGGCGATACCACTACAATATCACAAACACTGTGGCAAGGACCAGCATTAAGAAGAGTCCCCCACCAATCAGCACACCCATGTTCTCAGGCAATGCTTACTTTGTGGTGACACGGGAATTTGTGAGacatatttttgaaagcaaGGAGGTCTTGAATTTGCTTGAATGGGCAAAGGACACCTATAGTCCTGATGAATTCATCTGGGCTACCCTGTTTCGGATGCCAGCGATGCCTGGATCCTATCCGCCTAACAGCAAATTCCAACAGTCAGATATGAATGCATTGGCTCGACTGGTGAAGTGGAGTTATCTGGAAGGGGATGTGAGGAGGGGAGCCCCGTATCCCCCGTGTACTGGAGTTCACCAGAGAGCTGTTTGTATCTTTGGCGCCGGGGACTTGCACTGGATGATTCGTCAGCACCACCTTTTCGCAAATAAGTTTGATCTTCAGGTTGATGACGTTGCCATCAGATGCCTAGAAACATATCTTCGTTACAAAGCAATCCATGGAAAAATTGGTTAAATACCACTGGGTGCAAACACACATTAAGGACATCTTTGAATGTTTATGTGTGAGTATGAATGCATCTCTGTATtcttagttatttttaaaatatgtattttgagtTTTGTCTTTGGAAACTCTGTAGATCTTTTTGGAAAGTCTTTCTGGAAATTATGTTcctgtatttttatacattacaaaaaattgtttattcTAAAAGTTATGAATATCATATGCTTGAATCATACTTGGAGTGGTTTGTGTGccaacatttatattatatatatatatatactgtaggttTGTATATAACACAATGGTGTTGAATGTAAGAGAAAAATGGGAGGGAATGAAAAGGTGTTACAACACATGGTTAAAGGTGTGATTTTTGTGATTCACTTGCTCTAATACTGGTTTATGCACATGTTTGACAACTAAAACGGCCTTGtacctgtttttactgtttggCAATCTATTCATTTTCGAAATGTTTATCCTAGTTGTGATTGCTCTGGCAACTGGCCAAGTACAACAAACCATGCTTTAGACAAAAAGAGTCTCCAACCTCTCCAGCGAGATCATCAAATACCCTGGACAGACTAGACATGTAAAGCATAAATTTGTAATTCACCAACATAATCACATAAGAAGAAAGATCATcccataaaatgaaataaaggaaaatttcCACAAATGGTATGGATGATTTCAAACCATCATTTTTCAGATATATCatttcaataaaacacaatggGTAGACAAAAAGctcattaaatatattaattaaatatattaatgatCTTTTTGTCTACccattgtgttttattgaaatgatctatctttgaaaaatgtataatatgtaatttatgtgtaaaatataaatgtattgatgaaatgaatgtatggatgaatgtatattaatgaatgaatgaattaatattataatgaatgaatgaattaatattataatgaatgaatgaattaatgaatgaatattaatgaaCGAAAgggaggcgtggtggcgcagtgggttggaccgggtcctgctctccggtgggtctggggttcgagtcctgcttggggtgccttgcgatggactggcatcccgtcctgggtgtgtcccctccccctccggccttacgccctgtgttaccgggtaggctccggttccccgtgaccccatatgggacaagcggttctgaaaatgtgtgtgtgtgtgtattaatgaaCGAAAgggaggcgtggtggcgcagtgggttggaccgggtcctgctctccggtgggtctggggttcgagtcctgcttggggtgccttgcgacggactggcgtcccatcctgggtgtgtcccctccccctccagccttacgcccctgagttgccgggttaggctccggttccccgtgaccccgtataggacaagcggttcagaaagtgtgtgtgtgtgtgtgtgtgtgtgtgtgtgtgtgtgtgtgtgtgtgtgtgtgtgtgtgtgtgtatatatatatatattaatggCCATTCTATATATCAgcatagtgagtagcactgctgtctcataatgcctgggtgatgtgagaatgtaggttcaatcccccttcagtctgtgtggagtgtgtatgttctccctgtgtctgcatgggttttctctgggtgctccagtttcctcccacagtccaaagacttgctgttcaggttcacccatagtgtgtgagtgatatgtgtttcagtgatgtatggatgagtgatgcagtgtaagtcaccttggtgaataaggtgtgtgggctgataacactagaggtggaggggtttgagtgcctgaatgatctcaggagctatgttgcctggggctatatgcccctggtagggtctcccaaggcaaacaggtcctgggtgacagatgagacaaagcgcggttcaaaaatccccttatgactattaaatcaaggatcttgttcaccctgcccggtatggggtcaccggggccccaccctggagccaggcctggggggggggctcgcatgcaagcgcctggtg of the Scleropages formosus chromosome 7, fSclFor1.1, whole genome shotgun sequence genome contains:
- the LOC114910969 gene encoding beta-1,3-galactosyl-O-glycosyl-glycoprotein beta-1,6-N-acetylglucosaminyltransferase 3-like, encoding MAHFKIIWSRSLCINIQVILAIFLFAVFLWNHSQNSCHENEQPLRLDHLLDTNRRDLLACSAIFRGDTAGVEETDLIQLLAAKKRDTFLTEAFYLNLTQDCSAYVKNRGFLTVTLSEEEKHFPIAYSMVIHEKIEMFERLLRAVYVPHNVYCVHADQKSSEDFKNAVRAIVSCFPNVFVASRLENVVYASWSRVQADLNCMEDLLKSPVQWKYLLNTCGTDFPIKTNAEIVQNLRLLNGKNSMESEETSEHKKDRWRYHYNITNTVARTSIKKSPPPISTPMFSGNAYFVVTREFVRHIFESKEVLNLLEWAKDTYSPDEFIWATLFRMPAMPGSYPPNSKFQQSDMNALARLVKWSYLEGDVRRGAPYPPCTGVHQRAVCIFGAGDLHWMIRQHHLFANKFDLQVDDVAIRCLETYLRYKAIHGKIG